The Acidobacteriota bacterium genome has a segment encoding these proteins:
- a CDS encoding tetratricopeptide repeat protein yields MAAIDRKKIIQGAQKLVLKGKFESAAEEYEKLLAQQSKDETALNALGDVYSRLKKVPEAIKCYKKLGDIYLEKGFAVKALAVYKRVTKLDPSSIENNLRLADIQAQQGFVNEAKMQYVSVAEHCAEGGMKDKAIDVLKKVKTLDPGDHKVRLKLADLCGDRKRVEDAVREYLEVGKGMLSAGSFDGAIKVFKRGLVLDASNAKLLGALGEAYTGKGDFESAVGLFQELLKKNPKNAEVMVQLGLTYLRAKRVEEAEEILRKAHQQEPGRTGGLTELGRFYLNQGNPDQAFEVYRTAAEGLMEAGGELAEVARLMEGFTSSYSKNPHAFSLLATLYQKMGNTTHAVNAYDAQAQAHIALNEFDRAERVLQKLLEMEPDNAQHQERLRFVRSRSRKDAAPMEVGGEDLAAAQPKAVSAEAPASSQKSLDIETALASEDDMIMEFLTEADVFTKYGLIAKAIDKLQFAKTQFPRNIEVRTKLLAIYNEQGNRPKAVEECVELSKLFRDLGDDEAAEDILNDARDIDPNHPLLQGVEVAPPAEAKEKDKEEGEELDELDEAIEVEVEGLDDEEGVEELDDKEEAEGESFDTQSFEVEELAVEEAPTPQPAKREPTLDEALEEADFYLSQGFKDDALKLLKTLDEKYPAEPRVKNKLAKLVPSEAPPKPAAARKPAKAKPKAAPSAPGKKPAPPAKEAKKDVQPSIAEVMEELDALEGEGEEAGGEEFFDLAAEIQEEFTGAEGEKEQSKEELDELFSAFKQGVEKQVAKEDYETHYNLGIAYKEMGLVDEAIAEFQVAAKNPDQTRALECCSMLGVCFLDKGLPDIAAKWYRKGLDAKGLSEDDAMGLRYDLAIALEQGGNLEEAFRMYEEVYGLNTSYRDVARKIKELQRSVKGK; encoded by the coding sequence ATGGCGGCCATCGATCGAAAAAAGATCATTCAAGGCGCCCAGAAACTTGTCCTGAAGGGGAAGTTTGAGAGCGCGGCCGAGGAGTACGAAAAGCTCCTCGCCCAGCAGTCCAAGGACGAAACCGCCCTCAACGCCCTGGGGGACGTTTACTCCCGCCTCAAGAAGGTCCCCGAAGCCATCAAGTGCTACAAGAAGCTGGGCGATATCTATCTCGAGAAAGGCTTCGCCGTCAAGGCCCTCGCGGTCTATAAGCGCGTCACCAAGCTCGATCCCTCCTCCATAGAAAACAACCTGCGGCTTGCCGACATTCAGGCCCAGCAGGGATTCGTCAACGAGGCCAAGATGCAGTACGTATCCGTGGCCGAGCACTGTGCCGAGGGAGGGATGAAGGACAAGGCCATCGACGTGCTCAAGAAGGTTAAGACCCTCGACCCCGGCGACCATAAGGTCCGGCTCAAGCTGGCCGACCTCTGCGGGGACCGCAAGCGCGTCGAGGATGCCGTGCGCGAATACCTCGAGGTCGGCAAGGGGATGCTCTCGGCCGGTTCCTTTGACGGCGCCATCAAGGTTTTTAAGCGGGGGCTCGTCTTGGATGCCTCCAACGCGAAGCTTCTCGGCGCCCTGGGAGAAGCGTACACCGGGAAGGGAGACTTCGAGAGCGCCGTAGGTCTCTTCCAGGAGCTCTTGAAAAAAAATCCGAAAAACGCCGAGGTTATGGTGCAGCTCGGCCTCACCTACCTGCGCGCCAAAAGGGTGGAGGAAGCGGAAGAAATTCTGCGCAAGGCGCACCAGCAGGAGCCGGGGCGCACGGGCGGCCTCACGGAGCTGGGCCGCTTCTACCTTAACCAAGGCAATCCGGACCAGGCTTTCGAGGTCTACCGCACGGCGGCCGAGGGACTGATGGAAGCGGGAGGCGAGTTGGCCGAGGTCGCCAGGTTGATGGAGGGTTTCACGTCCAGCTATTCCAAGAATCCGCACGCCTTCTCGCTCCTGGCGACGCTCTATCAGAAGATGGGCAACACGACGCACGCCGTCAACGCCTACGACGCGCAGGCGCAGGCCCACATCGCGCTCAACGAGTTCGACCGGGCGGAGCGCGTTTTGCAGAAACTTCTTGAGATGGAGCCGGACAACGCCCAGCATCAGGAGCGGCTGCGTTTTGTGCGCTCGCGTTCCAGAAAAGATGCCGCGCCGATGGAAGTGGGCGGCGAAGACCTGGCGGCGGCGCAACCGAAGGCAGTGTCCGCCGAGGCGCCGGCTTCCTCGCAGAAGTCGCTCGACATCGAAACCGCCCTAGCGAGCGAAGACGACATGATTATGGAATTCCTCACGGAAGCGGACGTCTTCACCAAATACGGCCTCATCGCCAAGGCCATCGACAAGCTGCAATTTGCAAAAACCCAGTTTCCGCGCAACATCGAGGTTCGGACCAAGCTCCTCGCCATCTACAACGAGCAGGGCAACCGCCCCAAGGCGGTGGAGGAATGCGTTGAGCTGTCAAAGCTCTTCCGCGACCTTGGGGATGACGAGGCCGCCGAGGATATCCTCAACGATGCCCGCGACATCGATCCCAACCACCCGCTCTTGCAGGGCGTCGAGGTCGCGCCTCCGGCCGAGGCCAAAGAGAAAGACAAGGAGGAGGGCGAGGAACTCGACGAGCTCGACGAGGCAATTGAAGTCGAAGTGGAAGGACTTGACGACGAGGAGGGAGTGGAAGAGCTCGACGACAAAGAGGAAGCGGAAGGCGAGAGCTTTGACACGCAGTCGTTCGAGGTGGAAGAGCTGGCGGTTGAGGAGGCTCCCACGCCGCAGCCCGCAAAGCGCGAACCGACGCTTGACGAAGCGCTCGAAGAGGCTGATTTCTATCTGTCGCAGGGCTTTAAGGACGACGCCTTAAAGCTCCTCAAGACGCTCGATGAAAAATATCCGGCCGAGCCGCGCGTTAAAAACAAGCTGGCCAAGCTTGTTCCCTCGGAGGCACCTCCCAAGCCCGCGGCGGCCCGAAAGCCCGCGAAGGCGAAGCCCAAGGCCGCTCCTTCCGCGCCGGGCAAAAAGCCCGCCCCTCCAGCGAAGGAGGCCAAGAAAGACGTTCAACCTTCCATTGCTGAGGTTATGGAAGAGCTCGACGCCCTCGAGGGGGAGGGCGAGGAAGCCGGAGGCGAGGAATTTTTCGACCTAGCCGCCGAGATTCAGGAGGAATTCACGGGGGCCGAAGGGGAAAAAGAGCAGTCCAAGGAGGAGCTCGACGAGCTTTTCTCGGCCTTCAAGCAGGGCGTCGAGAAGCAGGTGGCCAAGGAGGATTACGAGACCCATTACAACCTCGGCATCGCCTACAAGGAAATGGGCCTCGTGGACGAAGCCATCGCGGAATTCCAGGTGGCGGCGAAGAACCCCGACCAGACCCGCGCCCTGGAGTGTTGCAGCATGCTCGGGGTTTGCTTCTTGGATAAGGGCCTTCCCGACATAGCCGCCAAATGGTATCGCAAGGGGCTCGACGCGAAAGGCCTTTCGGAGGACGACGCCATGGGCCTGCGCTACGACCTAGCCATAGCGTTGGAGCAGGGCGGGAACCTCGAAGAGGCTTTCCGGATGTACGAGGAGGTTTACGGCCTCAACACCAGTTACCGCGACGTGGCCCGGAAGATCAAGGAACTTCAGCGCTCCGTCAAGGGGAAGTAG
- a CDS encoding YdcH family protein, producing MDNVREQLFHANPSFRRLHEEHQTCEARLDELKNRPRLTPAEQMEEKQIKKKKLFLKDRMAQMVLAYEQTGAVQENASKG from the coding sequence ATGGATAACGTCCGAGAACAATTGTTTCACGCGAACCCTTCCTTTCGCCGCCTGCACGAAGAACACCAAACCTGCGAGGCTCGCCTCGACGAACTCAAGAACCGCCCCAGACTGACCCCCGCGGAGCAGATGGAGGAAAAACAAATCAAAAAGAAAAAACTTTTCCTCAAAGACCGCATGGCGCAAATGGTGCTTGCTTATGAGCAGACTGGTGCGGTGCAAGAGAACGCATCCAAAGGATAG
- a CDS encoding phosphatidylserine decarboxylase: MRLAKEAWPFVAVAAAGSFIGLALGLYSVGIPLALLAAAVAFFFRDPERRLPEDADTVVSPADGTVVEFVPKEGGTHQIGVFLAPWNVHVNRVPYNGSVSAVRYQSGKFLAAFRQDAGLRNERNRVELATPLGTMAVTQVAGWIARRIVCRLKEGDRVSRGERMGLIQFGSRVECELPPTVTPLVKEGDVVRGGETVIGRAKGGAP; encoded by the coding sequence ATGCGCTTGGCGAAAGAGGCATGGCCGTTTGTTGCCGTGGCGGCGGCTGGAAGCTTTATCGGGCTGGCCTTGGGGTTATACTCCGTGGGGATTCCGCTTGCTTTGCTCGCGGCGGCCGTGGCCTTCTTTTTTCGCGATCCCGAACGCCGCTTGCCTGAAGACGCCGACACCGTGGTTTCTCCCGCGGACGGAACCGTCGTCGAGTTCGTTCCGAAAGAAGGCGGCACGCACCAAATCGGTGTTTTCCTCGCTCCATGGAACGTTCACGTGAACCGCGTTCCCTACAACGGAAGCGTCTCGGCCGTGCGCTACCAGTCGGGAAAATTTCTCGCGGCGTTCCGCCAAGACGCCGGTCTGCGGAACGAACGGAATCGCGTGGAACTCGCCACGCCGCTGGGAACGATGGCTGTCACGCAGGTGGCGGGCTGGATTGCGCGGCGCATCGTCTGCCGTCTTAAAGAAGGGGACCGCGTCTCGCGAGGGGAGCGCATGGGCCTCATCCAGTTCGGCTCTCGTGTGGAGTGCGAACTCCCGCCGACTGTCACGCCCCTGGTGAAGGAGGGAGATGTCGTGCGCGGCGGCGAGACGGTGATCGGACGGGCGAAAGGAGGCGCGCCGTGA
- the pssA gene encoding CDP-diacylglycerol--serine O-phosphatidyltransferase translates to MKPRRRRFFRRRSLRPKEIYLLPTTFTLLNMLFGFSAIVAATHGRYFQAAGYLSLAIVADGLDGRFARMMGAASPMGRELDSLADMVSFGVAPVILVWRWAFAAEPHTLGRLGWLVGFIFMAAAAIRLARFNVDTVARNYFVGMPAPAAAAVIASTIYYYPNPLGRSLVQVAVLIALLGLAALMVSQIRFASLKALDLRSPRSHAYIFPITLFLVFIFYKPPLALVFCAYAYFAGNLFAHVRRMLGAKRKAAPEEHPAASGATP, encoded by the coding sequence GTGAAGCCGCGCCGACGCCGTTTTTTCCGTCGGCGGTCGCTCAGGCCGAAGGAGATATACCTTCTCCCGACGACGTTTACGCTCCTCAACATGCTTTTCGGCTTTTCCGCCATTGTGGCGGCTACGCACGGGCGTTACTTTCAAGCCGCGGGCTACCTCAGCCTTGCCATCGTGGCGGACGGTCTCGACGGCCGATTCGCACGCATGATGGGTGCCGCCTCTCCGATGGGAAGGGAGCTTGATTCGCTCGCCGATATGGTGTCCTTCGGCGTGGCGCCCGTGATTCTCGTGTGGCGCTGGGCCTTCGCTGCGGAGCCCCATACGCTCGGCCGCCTGGGATGGCTGGTGGGGTTCATCTTCATGGCCGCCGCCGCCATTCGCCTGGCGCGTTTCAACGTGGACACGGTGGCGCGCAACTATTTCGTCGGAATGCCCGCTCCGGCCGCGGCAGCGGTTATCGCAAGCACCATCTACTACTACCCCAACCCCCTGGGGCGCTCGCTTGTCCAGGTGGCAGTACTCATCGCCCTCCTGGGGCTTGCAGCCTTGATGGTAAGCCAGATTCGCTTCGCGAGCCTCAAGGCGCTCGATTTACGGAGCCCTCGCTCGCACGCCTACATCTTCCCCATCACCCTCTTCCTGGTTTTTATTTTCTACAAGCCGCCTCTTGCACTGGTATTCTGCGCCTACGCCTATTTCGCCGGCAATCTGTTCGCCCATGTTCGGCGCATGCTTGGGGCGAAACGCAAAGCCGCACCCGAGGAGCATCCGGCGGCCTCCGGAGCAACCCCGTGA
- a CDS encoding phosphoribosylglycinamide formyltransferase, translated as MSKASTRIAVLLSGRGSNFLAIARKVLDGTIPGEIVLVLSNRSDAVGLKKAEDLGIDTLYLSHHGKSREDFDREMVAALRERNVELVCLAGFMRILSPIFIRAFPMRVLNIHPALLPAFRGLDGQRQAFEAGVKVAGATVHFVTEGLDEGPIILQKAVPVREDDTVETLSRRILRQEHKIYPEAVRLFCEGRIEVRGHKVHIRQ; from the coding sequence ATGTCCAAGGCAAGCACCCGCATCGCCGTCCTCCTTTCGGGGCGAGGATCGAACTTTCTGGCCATCGCCCGCAAGGTGCTCGACGGAACCATTCCGGGAGAAATCGTTCTGGTGCTCAGCAACCGCAGCGACGCCGTGGGGCTGAAAAAGGCCGAGGACCTCGGCATCGACACCCTGTACCTCTCGCATCACGGCAAATCCCGAGAGGACTTTGACCGCGAAATGGTCGCAGCGCTCCGGGAGAGAAACGTGGAGTTGGTGTGCCTGGCGGGATTTATGCGCATCCTCTCGCCAATCTTCATCCGGGCGTTCCCCATGCGCGTCCTGAACATTCACCCGGCGCTGCTTCCGGCCTTTCGGGGCCTCGATGGCCAGCGACAGGCGTTCGAGGCGGGCGTCAAGGTCGCGGGCGCGACGGTGCACTTCGTCACGGAGGGCCTCGACGAGGGCCCCATCATTCTGCAAAAGGCCGTTCCCGTGCGTGAGGACGATACCGTCGAGACCCTCTCGCGCCGCATCCTCCGGCAGGAGCACAAGATTTATCCCGAAGCCGTTCGTCTCTTCTGCGAAGGCCGCATTGAGGTGCGCGGGCATAAAGTACATATTCGACAATAG
- the hslV gene encoding ATP-dependent protease subunit HslV codes for MFFGTTVVCVRRGSGLAMASDGQVSHGNTIMKHAASKVRRIYQDRVLAGFAGSAADGLALFGRFEAKLEEYSGNLRRAAVELAKEWRTDKYLRRLEALLAVADREQSFLISGTGDLIEPDDGIVAIGSGGPYALAAARALARHTDLSAEEIAAEALKIAASICVHTNEHITLEKL; via the coding sequence ATGTTTTTCGGAACAACCGTTGTGTGCGTGCGGCGGGGGAGCGGTCTCGCCATGGCGAGCGACGGCCAGGTAAGCCACGGAAACACCATAATGAAGCACGCCGCGTCCAAGGTGCGCCGCATCTACCAGGACCGGGTGCTCGCGGGGTTTGCCGGCTCCGCCGCGGACGGCCTCGCCCTTTTCGGCAGGTTCGAGGCGAAGCTCGAGGAGTACAGCGGCAACCTGCGCCGCGCGGCCGTTGAGCTCGCCAAGGAATGGCGGACGGACAAATACCTGCGCCGCCTCGAAGCCCTCCTTGCGGTCGCCGACCGGGAGCAGAGTTTCCTTATTTCGGGCACGGGAGACCTTATCGAGCCGGACGATGGAATCGTAGCCATCGGCTCGGGCGGCCCCTACGCGCTGGCCGCGGCGCGCGCACTCGCCCGGCACACGGATCTCTCCGCGGAGGAAATCGCCGCCGAGGCGCTCAAGATTGCGGCGTCCATCTGCGTCCACACGAACGAGCACATCACGCTGGAGAAGCTCTGA